From Brassica oleracea var. oleracea cultivar TO1000 unplaced genomic scaffold, BOL UnpScaffold00285, whole genome shotgun sequence, the proteins below share one genomic window:
- the LOC106319596 gene encoding uncharacterized protein LOC106319596 has product MGAQQSTQVGDDEEEEQTDGEEEEEDDNSRSNPRELDNLLVKRVLEQEPEMLPCHASASPLSPQLSSLGTPRIGPSIKVWDPYNVLAPPIFSRLASGDEDRAVTEVYLISHGECDLNLRPDLVGGRCHVAALTANGERQARALAVFFKSQGVRFTSVYSSPLDRARSMAVSVCQEMSFPEEHVQSSEALIEMSLGDWEGCNQSEIYNPETLSLIERCQPDFTAPSGESLRQVEFRMVQFLNGTVSGLAEKLRSDHSETHERYGSSTNWDLLHKHRPSLTRKKSGKSRLQVMTNHELEDGVSPREDVNHNHIDMSDPSSSSLVSSCVGVFTHSLPIKCLLTGVLGCSPVMTHKMCVEDSSVTVLQHSWRNGWQIKRMNDTAHLRLL; this is encoded by the exons atggggGCGCAACAGTCTACTCAAGTGGGagacgatgaagaagaggagcaaacagatggtgaagaagaagaggaagacgacAACAGCAGATCGAATCCAAGAGAGCTAGACAACCTCCTAGTGAAGAGAGTCCTCGAGCAAGAGCCCGAGATGCTACCTTGCCACGCTTCAGCCTCGCCGCTCTCTCCACAGCTATCATCTCTCGGAACTCCACGAATCGGCCCTTCCATCAAAGTCTGGGATCCTTACAACGTCCTCGCTCCTCCTATCTTCTCCCGACTCGCCTCCGGAGACGAAGATCGTGCTGTTACCGAGGTTTATCTCATCAGCCACGGTGAGTGCGATCTCAATCTTAGGCCTGATCTCGTCGGAGGGAGATGCCACGTCGCTGCCCTCACCGCTAATGGTGAACGCCAAGCTAGGGCTCTTGCTGTGTTCTTTAAATCACAGGGTGTTCGGTTTACTTCGGTTTACTCCTCGCCTTTGGATCGAGCTAGATCCATGGCCGTTTCGGTTTGCCAG gaaATGAGTTTTCCAGAGGAGCATGTACAATCCTCAGAGGCACTTATAGAGATGAGTCTAGGAGATTGGGAAGGTTGCAATCAATCAGAGATATACAATCCTGAAACTCTGAGCTTGATCGAAAGATGTCAGCCTGATTTCACAGCTCCTTCCGGAGAATCACTTAGACAAGTAGAGTTCCGAATGGTTCAGTTTCTAAACGGTACAGTCTCAGGACTTGCAGAGAAGCTCAGGTCAGATCACAGTGAAACACATGAGCGTTATGGTTCGTCGACCAACTGGGACTTGCTTCACAAGCATCGTCCAAGTCTTACAAGGAAGAAATCTGGCAAAAGCAGGCTTCAGGTGATGACCAATCACGAGCTTGAGGATGGAGTATCCCCAAGGGAAGATGTTAATCATAACCACATTGACATGAgtgatccttcttcttcttccttggtATCGAGTTGCGTTGGGGTTTTCACGCATTCGTTGCCTATAAAGTGTCTTCTGACCGGAGTCCTTGGGTGCAGTCCGGTAATGACTCATAAGATGTGTGTGGAGGACTCTTCGGTGACTGTGTTGCAGCATTCTTGGAGAAATGGGTGGCAGATCAAACGAATGAATGATACCGCTCATCTTAGATTGTtgtag